Genomic window (Roseimicrobium gellanilyticum):
CTCCTCGTTCTTTTGCCGCTCGCTGAAATCGAGCACGCACTTCTGGAATGTCTCATCACTCTGCGGATCGGACAGCACCGCGCGCGCCTTGTCCGTCGCAATGCCAGGGAACTGCTCCAGGAACTTCACGCGACCTTCACCAATGCAGGTCGCGAGATCGGCATCGTGATCCGTGAAGTAGAGAAAGCGGGATGAGGAGGCAAACTCCTGTCCTTGGAAAAGCATGGGCGTGCTGGGGCCCAGCAGGAGCAGCGCGGTAAGCGCGCGCAGCGTCGCCCTGTTGGCCATGTTGTGAATGCGCTGGCCCCAGAGCGAGTTGGCGATTTGATCGTGATTCTGCAGGAAGGTCACGAAGTTCCACGGCTCTAGGTCCAGACAGGGTGTTCCCCGTTGTTTCTTTTGCCATTGGTAGTACTGGCCCTGGTAGAGAAAACCCCACTTCGCGGAGGCAACAAACTCCTGGGCCCAACCCCGGTAGTCCGTGAAGTAGGCCTCATTGCGTCCCGTCATGGCCACCATCGCGCTGTGGTGGAAGTCATCATTCCAGATGGAGTCGAGGCCGTAGCCACCGCGCGCGGATGGTCGCACCAGCTTGGAATGCTGGGATTCGTTTTCGGCGACAATGTAGATCTTCCTTGGGCTGCCAGCAGCGCGGGCGCGGCGGGTGAGTTCAGTCAGGATGTGCTCTTCGGAGTCGTCGAAGATTTGCTGTGTGGCATCGAGTCGAAGACCGTCGAGATGAAACTCGCGGATCCAGTACTCGGCATTGGTGCAAAAGAACTCACGCACCGGGCCGGAGTTCTCGCCATCGAAGTTCAGTGCATCACCCCACTCGGAAATCCGCTTGTGGTGGACGTAGTAGGGCGAGAACTGGCCCAGGTAATTGCCATTGGGGCCGAGATGATTGTATACCACATCAAGGATCACGCCGATGCCGTGACGATGCGCCTCATTCACAAAGGCACGCATGTCATCCGGTGAGCCATACAACCGCGTGGGTGCAAAGAGGTTCACGCCATCATAGCCCCAGCCACGCTCGCCCGGGAAATCCGCCACCGGCATGATCTCCAGCAGCGTGATGCCGAGTAGAGCGAGCTCCGGCAGCTGTGCGGCGGCCGCGGCCCATGTTCCCTCTGGCGTGAAGGTGCCCAAGTGCATCTCATAGATGACCTGCCCTTCCTGCGGAACTCCCGGCCAATCTTCATCAGTCCATGGAAAGGCGCTGCTATCGATGAGCTGCGAAGGACCATGCGGTCCTGAGGGCTGGAAACGTGAGGCGGGATCCGGGAAGGCGCCACTTTCCACATCGAAGCGGTACAGCATGCCCGGCGTCGCCCCGGGAACCAGTCCGGAGAAGTAGCCATCCTTCTCCGGCTCCAGCATCTGCCGCGTTGCATGTGACTCACGCGTGGCATCTCCACCCACGAGTACAGCCACTTCCTTGCGAGAGGGAGCCCACACCCTGAAGCGTGCACCTCTGTCGCCGTGGAGTTCCGGACCCACCGGATATGTTCGTGGCATCGCCGTCTGGTGATTTCGCAACTGGGTATCCTTCTGAGATTCGGACATGGTTGTGATCACTTCCGGTCGCGCAGTCCAGTTTCACCCGCATGGGTGGCGCAGTGGGCACAGCAATACATGGTGCCATCTGCCTCCAGGCCGTGTCCGATGATTCTGCAACCACAATGGGCGCATTTGGGTGCCAGCGCGGAGATGGCACATTCAAAACTATCAAAGGTGTGGCTTTCTCCAGCCATCATCACCTCAAAGGACTTGTCGTAGGTATTTCCACAGGTTTCACAGGTAGCCATGGTCGTGTTCTCCTTCCTCCCCTTCATCGCACGCAAGCCACATCACGGCTGGCAGGATTCCGTGGTAATCCCCTGAAGCCAGCATGCGATGCGCCAAACCCACGGCTACGACCTGGCCGTGACGCGTGATGCAATCCAGGCGACCACTCGGAGGATGACCAGGCAGATGATGGTCACGCCGATTGCGCAGGATTGCCCGCACGAGGTCAACCTTCCTTGTAGAGTTCCGCCTCGAGGGTGCCCCTCCGGAGGTGAAGCGCTCGAAGTTGCTGGTAGAGTCCGTCGACCTTCATGCCCCGGGAGGTGATTTTCCCCGTTGCCCTGGCTGATGACAGAGCTCCGCGTTCGTCCTCCAATTGCCTTTCCACGACGGCAATTTGTCTTTCGATGGTTCTGATCTCCGCTTTGACGGCAGCGTGTGGATCTACAATGCCCTTGTTCCCAGGTTCCGAAGCACGAGCGGGAGTGCCACCGGGGGCGTGGTGAAGACGGACAGTGCGGTGCCTTTCGCGCCGAAAGGTCTCCTTCTCAGGCCTCACCAGCAGACCCAGCCCAATGATGGCGAGAATCAGTGTCCCAATCGTGTACTTCATGCCGGAATACAATGTTGAGCTAGAGGAGCCTTTGCTTCATGGGCGGGTTCGATATGCTGACCGATGGGGGACACGGCTGGTACCAGCTCGTCCTGTCTTATCGGTAGTTTCCATCGATGAGCCTGCGGAGCTCGGCAGTGACGTCGTTCAGAGAGCTCTCCGCTGTGGTGACATTGTGATTGAGGAAGTACTTCGCCTGGGAATCCAGCAGAGCGGCCTCATCTTTCAGGCGGGTCTTATAGCCGGCAATCTCTGTCTGCAGTTCCCCAATGCGTGCTCGAAGCTCCTCTTCGTAGGGAATCGCCCCAGTGTTCTCCCGTCCTTTAACCACCTTTCCATCAGCGCTGATGCGAAACTGGTAGGGAGTGAGCCTCCAGTATTGTGAATGCTCGTGCTGCCGGATGGTCGCCTGGGTGGTGTAGTCTCCAAGTGCCGTGTCCTGGCGCACAGGTCCCCAGTTTGCGATGTTCGTATAGGGGTAAGCGACCTGTCTGGACATCCATTCTTCGACAAGTGGGATGCGCCCATCATCTTTGACTTCGAAAGGAAGCTTCGTGTTTCGCTGCATCAGCGCGCTACACACAATCAGCAAAAGGATGATGCCAGCGATGTACTTCATGGAGCCAAGGAGTGCCAGTAATACAAGTTTCTGCTATGTCTGCTATCTTTCTTTTGTAGACAGGACATCACAATTCCCCGGGTGAGTAAATGGGGCATATCTTTGTTGGTTCATGACCGACCAACTCCAAAACCTCATGCTGGCATGAAGGACCCGGCCCCGTGGACCGCGCGGGAGAGCCATAGTGGACTTGCTCCAGTGCCGACAGCGGGACTCGAACCCGCACGGTGGTCGCCCACCAACGGATTTTAAGTCCGTTTGTGTTTAAGGCAGCAGTAGGGAAAGATTGACCGACTGCCAATAGACTGCCAAAATACGCAAGTATGGCAGCCACAAAGAAGACCGCGACCAAGAAGGGCAAACCGAAGCGCCGGGAGTGGCCCATCGTGAAGCGGACCAAATACCGCAATGGCAGCATTGCCTACATGGTGGACACCCGTTTACGTGGCGAGGGCTCCCGTGTGTTCAAGCCGACGCTTGAGGAAGCTAACGAAGTGGCGCGTCAGGCTCGCATCCGCCGTCAGAACGAGGGCATTGGTTATTTCAGCCTGGAGGGCGATCAACGTCTCGATGCAGAGCGAGCGCTGGCGATGTTGGCACCGTTCGGCAAGACTCTGGTGGATGCCGTGGAATTCTACGTCCCGCACCTGAAGGCGCTCCAATCCTCAAAAAGCGTGCTGGAAGCATCTGATGCCTACGAGAGCAACGCCACAGCCCGCAACCTTTCAAAGCCCCACCTCCGAGACATCCGGCTCCGCTTGGGGCGCTTCTCCGAAACCTTTGGCGATCGACTGATCGCAGAGGTGGAGGCCGAGGAGATCGACGAATGGTTGGATGACCTGGAAGTGGAGGCCGCCACGCGGAATGGCTACAGAAGGCACTTGTGCGCTCTCTGGGCGTTCGCTGGCAAGCGCGGGTGGTGCAATGCGACCGAGATTGAAAAGACCACGCTCCGCAAAGAAAACAGCGGGAAAACCGAGGTGGTGACGCCGGAGGAATGCAAGGCGCTCCTGGACCATGCCGACCCTGATATCCTTCCAGTGATCGCCGTTGGCGCTTTCGCTGGCTTGCGACGCTCTGAGCTCGGGCGGCTTCAGTGGGGCCATATCAACCTGCCGGAAAGGTTCGTAGAGGTGGTGGTAGCTGGAACCAACACGAAGTCAGCAAAGAGGCGCATCGTTGTTATGAGCGACAATCTCGCCGCGTGGCTGGCACCGTATGAGGGCAGGACCGGCTCAGTCTGGCCAGACCAGAAGGAACGCGGCAGGAGACTCCTGGACGAAGCAAAGAGGGCGGCGGGATTCGGAACGCCTGGAACGGAGACTGACGAGGAGAAAGGGAAGGGGGTGGCGCTCATGCCATGGCGGCACAATGCGCTCAGGCATTCGTTCGCCAGCTATCACCTCGCCAAGCACAACGACGCCGCGAAGGTTTCGCTGGAAATGGGACACACCAACTCGGTACTGGTGTTTAGACACTACAGGCAGCTAGTCCGCCCCGCAGATGCGGCGAAGTATTGGGAGGTGATGCCAACCGTCATCCCTTGATGGGTTTGTCCGGCGTCCACCCCCTCCAATCACTCATATACTGCTTGATCCACTGCTGATCTTTGGCCTCGGCCATGACCTTTTTTAGCTTTGCATAGAACTTGGCGAACCCCATAAGGCGCAAGTGAATGCTGTAAGCGTCTTCAGGAATTCGGTAGTCGAGCCCACCCTCTCCCGGCTTCCACTTGTATGACTCAAGCTCCTCGACGTACGCACGGACGGAGGTCAGCGCCTTGAAAAATTCTGTCGCGTGGCCACCGCGCTCCAGAAGCTTGAGGGTTTTCCTTTTTTTCAACCTAACCTTCTTCGTGGTAGCTCGCCTGTCTTTTGCCCACTGCTCTAACTCTGGACTCCACACTACGGGAAAGTATTGAGTGTAAGTCCCTCGCTTGAAGGGCTTCGCCCCAGGTATTCCTCCAGGCATGGGTGCAAGGTTGCTGATCTGGCGCTTGGAAAGCCCGGACATTTTCGCCAGCTCCTCCCTCGAAATGAGTCGCACCGAAGAATCCTCCATATGTGCAATGTGCAATTACGTTTTGACACCGTGCCATAGACATATGAAAACGCAAGTACCCAGTCCGCAGCACGGTTCCCCGCTACTCCGCAAACTGCTCACCATCGAAGAAGTAGCAGACGCTTTGGCTCTCACGCGGAGGGGCGTGGAGAGCATGACCAAGCGCGGCGTGTTGCCGGTCATCAAGCTGAGCAACCGCGCCGTGCGGTATCGCCCCGAGGCCGTGGAATCCGTGCTGGACCGTCTGACAATTGGCGCTGTCTCCGATAAACCGGGGAAGCGGGTGTCGGCATAAAGAAGCCGGGGAGCTTTCGCCCGCCCGGCCCGCACGTGACTGTGATGGGAAGAGTTTAGGCGATGGCATGCCAAGGCGCAACGGGAATATCAAACCCTATTGCCATCCGCTGCATGGGATTCAAACACATAGAGGCCAGCATCTTCGCGCCGGTCACTCCCACTGAAAAGCTCGTGCTTCTCGTGCTGGCGTACCATTGCAATGACAAGGATCTCCGATGTCATCCAGGCTTTGGGCGGATCTCACGCGCTTCCGGTTTGAGCACACGAGCCGTGTCCAAGACGATCAAGGCTTTGGAGAAGCAGGGCATCATCAACGTGATCCGAGGGACTGGCACCACGTCTTCAGCGTACCGCCTCCCCTTCCTTAACGCCCCATTTCCAGACATCGAGAAGGGGGATGAATGTTGTTCACCCCTGAACGTGGTTCATCCCACCCCTGAACCAGATTCACCCCAGGGGATGAACGTCGTGCAGGTGGGGGATGAACGTGGTTCATCCAAACAGGAAGTTAACAGGAATATTGAAAAGGAAGATAACATGAATCTTTTTCCCGCGTCGCTTTCAGCGGACGACGGGGGCGAGCAGGGAAAGCCTTTGAAATCTCATTCTTCAAAACCCAAGAAGGTGAAGAGTGAGGCAGACCCAAGGCATCATGAGATAACATCCCAATGGGGATCGACCTACAGAGCGTTCCATGGTCAGAGCTATGTCTTCAATAAAAAGGACGTCTCGAACCTGAAGCGCTTCCTTGCCGACGATTCCAGCACCACCGCTGAGCAGTTCCTACACCGAGCACAGGAGGCATGGAAGCGAGCCAAAGAAGATCCCTACGCCCGCCAGTGTGCGAGTGCAGCCACCATCACCGGCTTATGCAGCCGATGGAATGACATCACTCTGGAGCTTCAGCGAGCACGTGGTGGGGGAAACGTGATGCGCTTCAAGAACGGACGTGATGATCGCGGCCAGCGTCCTGGCGAAATCAAAACAGACGTCACCGCAGACAAAATCCCAAGAATCAAATAGCCATGACACTCCTTACACCTGAGCAACAGAGAGAGGCCGAGGCGCAAGCGCATCGCTTCCCGTCCCACCTGACGTACCTTCAGGTTCACCAACGCCTGGAAGCGGAACGCAATCCGCCGCCACCTTCACCTGAGAAACCGAAGGCTATACCCATCAAATGCCGGGAGTGTGGTACCGAGATGGATGAGCAGGATGACGTATTGCGAGCCATCTGCACCAACTTCATCTGTGAAGCCTGCGAGAAGAAGGCTGAAGAAGAGAAGCGGCTTGCATGGGAGAATCGCCCGTTGGCCCCATGGCCGAGCCTGTGGCCGGAGCGCGCCATCCTGGACCAAGAGAATTGCAGCGGGGAGCCGTTACGACTTGCCAAGGTAATCAATGGACTGCTATCCGATGGCGCGATGGTGGGCCTGATTGGTGACCGTGGGCGCGGCAAGACCGTCATGGCTGCAAGGATCGCCCAGTGGCGACGCGAGCGCCGCGAAGAGCCCGGCATCTACGTACGTGCTGCTGATGTATTCTCATTGATCAAGGGGACATGGGAAAAAGGTCGCTCCTCAAGCAGGGAGACAGAGGAAAGTCTGATGAACCGATTCAGGGAGGCCGAGTTCCTTGTCATCGATGAGATACAGGAGCGGACACTATCTGAATGGGAGAACAAGATACTAGTCAACGTGCTGGACCACCGTTACGCGGGCTTGCTACCCACTCTCATTGTTGGCAACCTGAGCACCGCAGAGCTGGCAACCAATCTCGGGCCATCCATCTCCGACCGCATGGCGCAGACTGGCGGCGTGGTGGAATGTGGATGGCAGAGCTTGAGACAGCCGGGCACGAAGGTGTACACCAAGGAGCAGCGCGAGAGTATCCGCTGGAGCCATTGCCCTTTCACCTCAACCGGAGGTCTTGGGTTTCGTGGAAGGGAGATGCAACTGCATGGAGGTTACCACGCATGAGAGCGGCACTCACACCATGGCAGGAGGTATCAGGGGATGCCCCACCACCGGGGGTAAGGAATCTCTTTTAACCCCTCATCCAGTGCGGTTTAAGCATCTACCGTCATTTTCGCACGAATAACAAATTTCTGAACTTCCCATGCTCCTCACGCCCAACCAACTGCGAAACCTGCTCTCGGTCAACTGACTAGACACCAATTCACCAACTGTTTAGACACCTTCTAGACACCATGCTTCCCATGACTGCCGAGACCCCGCCCTTCGTCATGCTCACACAACAGCAGTTCATCGTCATGGCCAACATGCCGCGCAGGACGTGCAGCAGGCTTGCGAAGGAAGGCCGCATTCCTGGCACCGCTGGCCGGGCAGAGGGACGGCATAGCGACCCGTGGCCTATCCCGCTCACACCGGAGCTGAAGCAATACATCCAAGAGCGTCTAGACACCCTACGCCGTCAGAAAGTCATAGCCGAACGCAAAGCGCTGGCGCAACAGACCGGGGCAAGCCTTGCCCCCATCACAGCCATCGTGGACGGTGCCGACGCCGTCAGGGTGGGATTGTGGACCATGATGACACGCCGGACCATTGACCGGCTTAGCGGACGCGAACTCATGCGCCTGGAGAAGACGCTACGCGATCCTGCCCGCAGCTTGTACGACATCCACAACGCCCTGCTCTCTCGCATGGCAAGCGCTGGCATCACGCCGCTGGGGTGAGGTGGGGAATGTGCCATGTGCCAGTGGAACGGCGGAATCCACTACATGTGACAGCACATCACTGACCCCATGAAACTATTCTCGAAATCCTTCTGGTCCAAGCGGAGTGCGCCCGCCAAAACCTCCCCCACTCCTGAACCCAAGCAGGAGCCGACACCCGCACCCGTGGACATCAGCAAGCTTCACGGGAAAGCCAAAGCTGCTGCCATCCTGAACGAGCGCATGCGCACCGCTGACGCTCGCGCCGCTCTGGAGCGCGCCGAAGCCTCCACCAAGGCGGAGAAGCAGGAGCAGGCCCGTACGAAGCTCAATGAGCACGTGGTCAAGCAGGGCCAGCTCTCCACGAAGCGGGCCCGCGAGTCCTACTTCCGGCTTCACCGTGCCGACATCGACACAGCGATCAGGGAGTCCGGCCAGAACAGCAACACGTGGTACGCAACCTTCCTTGCCTAACTTCCCATGCGCACCCTGCCCCATTTTTTCACCAAGCTTTTTGCCGAACCGCTGATGCTGCATGCACCGGCCCGCGCAGGATTCGAGGCCTACCTGCTTGGCCAGATGAGCACGGACGCCTCACGCCCTCCCGTCCGCATGGAGGGAGAGGAGAAGGCGTGGCGCATGAAGCGTGTGCTCGAGAAGCGCGGACGCCTCGCCATCGTGCGCATCTACGGCGCTATCGACAAGCAGCTCTCGACGCTGGAAATGGAGTGCTTCGGCGGGTGCGATCTCGCGGACGTGG
Coding sequences:
- a CDS encoding ATP-binding protein, which gives rise to MTLLTPEQQREAEAQAHRFPSHLTYLQVHQRLEAERNPPPPSPEKPKAIPIKCRECGTEMDEQDDVLRAICTNFICEACEKKAEEEKRLAWENRPLAPWPSLWPERAILDQENCSGEPLRLAKVINGLLSDGAMVGLIGDRGRGKTVMAARIAQWRRERREEPGIYVRAADVFSLIKGTWEKGRSSSRETEESLMNRFREAEFLVIDEIQERTLSEWENKILVNVLDHRYAGLLPTLIVGNLSTAELATNLGPSISDRMAQTGGVVECGWQSLRQPGTKVYTKEQRESIRWSHCPFTSTGGLGFRGREMQLHGGYHA
- a CDS encoding tyrosine-type recombinase/integrase; amino-acid sequence: MAATKKTATKKGKPKRREWPIVKRTKYRNGSIAYMVDTRLRGEGSRVFKPTLEEANEVARQARIRRQNEGIGYFSLEGDQRLDAERALAMLAPFGKTLVDAVEFYVPHLKALQSSKSVLEASDAYESNATARNLSKPHLRDIRLRLGRFSETFGDRLIAEVEAEEIDEWLDDLEVEAATRNGYRRHLCALWAFAGKRGWCNATEIEKTTLRKENSGKTEVVTPEECKALLDHADPDILPVIAVGAFAGLRRSELGRLQWGHINLPERFVEVVVAGTNTKSAKRRIVVMSDNLAAWLAPYEGRTGSVWPDQKERGRRLLDEAKRAAGFGTPGTETDEEKGKGVALMPWRHNALRHSFASYHLAKHNDAAKVSLEMGHTNSVLVFRHYRQLVRPADAAKYWEVMPTVIP
- a CDS encoding helix-turn-helix transcriptional regulator — encoded protein: MKTQVPSPQHGSPLLRKLLTIEEVADALALTRRGVESMTKRGVLPVIKLSNRAVRYRPEAVESVLDRLTIGAVSDKPGKRVSA
- the treZ gene encoding malto-oligosyltrehalose trehalohydrolase, whose protein sequence is MSESQKDTQLRNHQTAMPRTYPVGPELHGDRGARFRVWAPSRKEVAVLVGGDATRESHATRQMLEPEKDGYFSGLVPGATPGMLYRFDVESGAFPDPASRFQPSGPHGPSQLIDSSAFPWTDEDWPGVPQEGQVIYEMHLGTFTPEGTWAAAAAQLPELALLGITLLEIMPVADFPGERGWGYDGVNLFAPTRLYGSPDDMRAFVNEAHRHGIGVILDVVYNHLGPNGNYLGQFSPYYVHHKRISEWGDALNFDGENSGPVREFFCTNAEYWIREFHLDGLRLDATQQIFDDSEEHILTELTRRARAAGSPRKIYIVAENESQHSKLVRPSARGGYGLDSIWNDDFHHSAMVAMTGRNEAYFTDYRGWAQEFVASAKWGFLYQGQYYQWQKKQRGTPCLDLEPWNFVTFLQNHDQIANSLWGQRIHNMANRATLRALTALLLLGPSTPMLFQGQEFASSSRFLYFTDHDADLATCIGEGRVKFLEQFPGIATDKARAVLSDPQSDETFQKCVLDFSERQKNEEMYRLHRDLIQLRKNDPLLGKVKRGEYDGAPLGRNALVLRCFGREQNDRLLIVNYGPAMDFDPAPEPLLAPVDGCTWHLHWSSEDPSYGGSGTPAFESVENWTVPAMSAVVLIPAKP
- a CDS encoding helix-turn-helix domain-containing protein, with protein sequence MGFKHIEASIFAPVTPTEKLVLLVLAYHCNDKDLRCHPGFGRISRASGLSTRAVSKTIKALEKQGIINVIRGTGTTSSAYRLPFLNAPFPDIEKGDECCSPLNVVHPTPEPDSPQGMNVVQVGDERGSSKQEVNRNIEKEDNMNLFPASLSADDGGEQGKPLKSHSSKPKKVKSEADPRHHEITSQWGSTYRAFHGQSYVFNKKDVSNLKRFLADDSSTTAEQFLHRAQEAWKRAKEDPYARQCASAATITGLCSRWNDITLELQRARGGGNVMRFKNGRDDRGQRPGEIKTDVTADKIPRIK